From the Fibrobacter sp. UWEL genome, one window contains:
- a CDS encoding lysophospholipid acyltransferase family protein gives MDFPSLKVRIASKIVELWLRSLRIKLHAPSDFGPGVLGLWHQDVLASVATFKDKNVHILISESKDGEFLAATAQRLGFRVARGSDTHGSINVRHVLDSLKKGDFAGMALDGPRGPAMEAKPGSIWLSKSSNRPLWLLSPRYGLHFRLKSWDKMIIPLPLTSIDMRINYFCENK, from the coding sequence ATGGATTTTCCCTCCCTAAAAGTCAGGATCGCATCAAAAATCGTGGAATTATGGCTCCGCAGCCTGCGGATCAAGCTCCACGCGCCCAGCGATTTCGGTCCTGGGGTGCTAGGGCTTTGGCATCAGGACGTTTTAGCAAGCGTAGCCACTTTTAAAGACAAGAACGTCCATATTCTCATTTCTGAATCCAAGGACGGGGAATTTCTGGCAGCAACCGCCCAGCGGCTAGGCTTTCGAGTAGCCCGCGGGTCTGACACCCACGGTTCAATAAACGTCAGGCACGTTCTGGATTCCCTCAAAAAAGGCGATTTTGCGGGAATGGCGCTTGATGGACCGCGGGGACCCGCCATGGAAGCAAAGCCCGGCTCCATCTGGCTGTCCAAGTCCAGCAACCGCCCCCTCTGGCTGCTTAGCCCCCGCTATGGGCTGCACTTCAGGTTAAAATCCTGGGATAAGATGATCATCCCTCTCCCGCTGACATCAATTGACATGAGAATTAATTATTTTTGCGAAAACAAATAA
- a CDS encoding DNA alkylation repair protein — translation MLRFTQDILLALRAISNEEEAHEMSKKAREQFDFLGIRLVPRREVTYPLFDKNPPKDGDELVARIEDMWAQPYREIQYAACDYLFRHRTLLGGQHLTFLKKLIKTRAWRDTVDTLAACILGDLALRLPALRTKIASWIRDPNVWVRRSAIIFQIQYKDRTDWPLLRQFCLTCAKDDDYYIRNGIGRALSEYARINPQEVRRFVQDNTFAEQTTQEILRMI, via the coding sequence ATGCTTCGTTTTACACAAGATATACTACTTGCACTCCGCGCTATCTCTAATGAAGAGGAAGCGCACGAAATGTCTAAGAAGGCTCGCGAACAGTTCGACTTCCTCGGAATCCGACTGGTCCCTCGCCGTGAAGTTACTTATCCTTTGTTTGACAAGAATCCCCCGAAAGATGGCGACGAACTGGTTGCCCGCATCGAAGATATGTGGGCTCAGCCTTATCGTGAAATCCAGTACGCCGCTTGCGATTACCTCTTCCGTCATCGCACTCTTCTGGGTGGCCAGCATTTGACTTTCCTCAAGAAGCTGATCAAGACCCGCGCCTGGCGCGACACCGTGGACACCTTGGCTGCCTGCATTCTGGGCGACCTGGCTCTCCGTCTTCCCGCTCTTCGCACCAAGATCGCTTCCTGGATTCGTGACCCCAACGTATGGGTTCGCCGTAGCGCCATCATCTTCCAGATTCAGTACAAGGATCGTACCGACTGGCCGCTGCTCCGTCAGTTCTGCCTGACCTGTGCCAAGGACGATGACTACTACATTCGCAATGGTATCGGCCGAGCTCTGTCCGAATACGCTCGCATCAATCCCCAGGAAGTGCGCCGTTTCGTACAAGATAACACCTTCGCGGAACAGACCACCCAAGAAATCCTCAGGATGATTTAA
- a CDS encoding 4-alpha-glucanotransferase, producing MRYGDISYFQSGVAVPLFSLYSRQSIGIGEYLDLIQFARWAQFCDFNIIQLLPVNDTGAEASPYSARSAFALNPVFINVQSVDGSSEFEEEIQKGKDEFDALGKIDYYKISTWKRSILRRIFDNRYDSLKKSKVLSRWIDENVWAKPYCVYATLKAQNGESSWKDWSNNQNPSEKDIEKLWTKNLKDCLFQAWMQCVAEMQFTTAVAEVSKMGLRIKGDIPILINEDSADVWSERKYFSLDDRAGAPPDMFSYSGQNWGFPTYRWDVLEKDNFNWWRRRLAQASKFYHAYRIDHVLGFFRIWSIPQCEVTGIMGRFNPCIPLTLGELQNAGFCKETLEYLRRPNYSIEQLREFLGDDADRLAPVCFQVLEGHWDRLILKPEYSSEKAILAMDEPQEVKDKMLKVYWNRVFIPSGDENTFYPFWYWYNQPVLFTLPENEQKKLQEILKANENAQNGLWEQNATKLLSVLANETDMLVCAEDLGAVPPCVPTVLNKLNILALRIERWARNWNAPYSPYYDMDEYPRLSVCATSCHDTSTLRGLWKEADFDKNLYWSHAHLPGNAPEEITPTVARTILTHVFTSNSLFCILPAQDYFALSASLSKVNPEKERVNIPGTVGGANWCYRLPCSVDELLDYSSLSSDIRKLVDVRKRRPLWKF from the coding sequence ATGCGATATGGTGATATTTCTTATTTCCAGAGCGGCGTAGCCGTTCCCCTCTTCAGTCTTTATAGCCGCCAGAGCATCGGCATTGGCGAATATCTGGACTTGATTCAGTTTGCTCGTTGGGCACAGTTCTGTGATTTCAACATCATCCAGCTGCTGCCGGTGAATGACACTGGTGCTGAAGCTAGCCCTTACAGCGCTCGTAGTGCTTTCGCTTTGAACCCGGTGTTCATCAACGTTCAGTCCGTGGATGGCTCTTCCGAGTTCGAGGAAGAAATCCAGAAGGGTAAGGATGAATTCGATGCCCTGGGTAAGATTGATTACTATAAGATTTCTACCTGGAAGCGTTCCATCCTCCGTCGTATTTTTGACAACCGCTACGACTCCCTGAAGAAGAGCAAGGTGCTCTCTCGCTGGATCGACGAAAACGTCTGGGCAAAGCCTTACTGTGTATACGCCACCCTGAAGGCTCAGAATGGTGAATCCAGCTGGAAGGATTGGTCTAACAACCAGAATCCTTCTGAAAAGGACATCGAAAAGCTGTGGACCAAGAATCTGAAGGATTGCTTGTTCCAGGCATGGATGCAGTGCGTTGCCGAAATGCAGTTTACTACCGCTGTTGCTGAAGTTTCCAAGATGGGCCTTCGCATCAAGGGTGACATTCCTATCCTGATCAACGAAGACAGTGCAGACGTCTGGTCTGAACGCAAGTACTTCTCTCTGGACGATCGTGCTGGCGCTCCTCCTGACATGTTCAGCTACAGCGGTCAGAACTGGGGTTTCCCCACTTATCGCTGGGACGTTCTGGAAAAGGACAACTTCAACTGGTGGCGTCGCCGTCTGGCACAGGCCAGCAAGTTCTATCACGCATACCGCATCGACCATGTGCTGGGCTTCTTCCGTATCTGGTCCATTCCGCAGTGCGAAGTCACCGGCATTATGGGACGTTTCAATCCCTGCATTCCTTTGACCTTGGGCGAACTCCAGAACGCTGGTTTCTGCAAGGAAACTCTGGAATACCTGCGCCGTCCCAACTATTCCATCGAGCAACTTCGTGAATTCCTGGGAGATGACGCCGACCGTCTGGCTCCCGTATGCTTCCAGGTGCTGGAAGGCCATTGGGACCGCCTGATCCTTAAGCCGGAATACTCCAGCGAAAAGGCAATTCTTGCCATGGACGAACCGCAGGAAGTGAAGGACAAGATGCTGAAGGTTTACTGGAACCGCGTGTTCATTCCTTCTGGCGACGAAAATACTTTCTATCCCTTCTGGTACTGGTACAACCAGCCGGTGTTGTTCACCTTGCCGGAAAACGAACAGAAGAAACTTCAGGAAATTCTCAAGGCAAACGAAAACGCCCAGAATGGTCTGTGGGAACAGAACGCAACCAAGTTGCTGTCTGTCCTGGCCAACGAAACCGACATGCTGGTTTGTGCAGAAGACCTGGGTGCCGTGCCGCCTTGCGTTCCCACCGTGCTGAACAAGCTGAATATTCTTGCTTTGCGTATTGAACGTTGGGCCCGCAACTGGAATGCACCTTATTCTCCTTACTACGATATGGATGAATATCCCCGTCTTTCCGTTTGCGCAACCAGTTGCCACGACACTTCTACACTTCGCGGCCTCTGGAAGGAAGCGGACTTCGACAAGAACCTTTACTGGTCTCATGCACACCTGCCGGGCAACGCTCCGGAAGAAATCACACCCACGGTGGCTCGCACCATCCTGACCCATGTGTTTACTTCCAATAGTTTGTTCTGCATCCTGCCGGCTCAGGATTACTTCGCCCTTTCCGCAAGCCTTTCCAAGGTGAATCCGGAAAAGGAACGCGTGAATATTCCTGGTACCGTAGGTGGTGCAAACTGGTGCTATCGACTGCCTTGCTCCGTAGACGAATTGCTGGACTACTCTTCCCTCAGTTCCGACATCCGCAAGTTGGTTGATGTGCGTAAGCGCCGCCCGCTGTGGAAATTTTAA
- a CDS encoding glycoside hydrolase family 13 protein — translation MMKNFAPAWVKDAVFYQIFPDRFCKSQRYKAAGKFVDWDSKPTRENMFGGNLQGIESKLPYIKSLGVNALYFCPIFKSNSNHRYHTVDYFEIDPVLGTLQDFDRLVRKAHKLGLRVILDGVFNHSSRGFFQFNSLMELGKNSPYVDWFHIKGWPLHAYSGKPNYECWWNYPALPKFNTGNPEVREYLMSVAEFWMKRGIDGWRLDVPNEIDDDSFWQEFRRRVKAINPDAYIVGEIWDEPSRWLHGDQFDGVMNYMFRKATMAYLFDENPISTEEYCSRLKAAFPQFRYSDLGQMPAGDVPMNLLGSHDTTRLQSLPCSDEARVRLALALLFFMPGAPCIYYGDELALQGGKDPDNRRTIPWEKLPELKKSPIFDWIRELIRLRKDNLALRQGDLSIQNTQTGFFIERTEGKSTLKLDVYWTPDSKTPPVFAIFAPN, via the coding sequence ATGATGAAAAATTTCGCTCCCGCCTGGGTCAAGGACGCTGTCTTTTATCAGATTTTCCCGGATCGTTTCTGCAAATCCCAGCGGTACAAGGCTGCTGGGAAATTCGTGGATTGGGACTCCAAACCCACTCGGGAAAATATGTTCGGGGGTAATCTCCAGGGCATCGAAAGCAAACTCCCTTATATCAAGAGCCTGGGGGTGAACGCTCTTTATTTCTGCCCCATCTTCAAGAGCAATTCCAACCATCGCTACCATACGGTGGACTACTTCGAAATCGACCCAGTTCTCGGGACGTTGCAAGACTTTGACCGTCTGGTTCGTAAGGCTCACAAGCTTGGCCTGCGAGTAATCTTGGACGGTGTATTCAATCACTCCTCCCGCGGGTTCTTCCAGTTCAATAGCCTCATGGAGTTGGGGAAAAACTCACCCTACGTCGACTGGTTTCACATCAAGGGATGGCCCCTTCACGCTTACTCGGGCAAACCCAATTATGAATGCTGGTGGAACTATCCGGCTCTGCCCAAATTCAATACGGGCAATCCGGAGGTCCGCGAATACCTCATGAGTGTGGCTGAATTCTGGATGAAGCGCGGTATTGACGGTTGGCGCCTGGATGTGCCCAACGAAATCGATGACGACAGTTTCTGGCAGGAATTCCGCCGTCGGGTAAAAGCCATCAATCCCGACGCCTACATCGTGGGAGAGATTTGGGACGAACCCTCCCGCTGGCTCCATGGGGATCAATTCGACGGGGTGATGAACTACATGTTCCGTAAGGCCACCATGGCCTACCTCTTTGACGAGAACCCTATTTCTACGGAAGAATATTGCAGCCGCCTGAAGGCCGCCTTCCCGCAGTTCCGTTACAGCGACCTGGGGCAAATGCCTGCCGGCGACGTCCCCATGAACCTGCTGGGTAGCCACGACACCACCCGCCTTCAGAGCTTGCCCTGCTCCGACGAGGCCCGCGTCCGCCTTGCCCTTGCCCTCCTTTTCTTCATGCCCGGCGCCCCCTGTATTTATTATGGGGACGAATTGGCCCTCCAGGGTGGCAAAGATCCCGACAATCGCCGTACCATTCCCTGGGAAAAACTGCCTGAATTGAAAAAATCCCCGATTTTTGACTGGATTCGTGAACTCATCCGCTTGCGAAAGGACAATTTGGCCCTTCGACAGGGCGATTTGTCCATCCAGAATACACAAACCGGATTTTTTATTGAACGTACTGAAGGGAAAAGTACCCTCAAACTAGACGTGTATTGGACTCCGGATTCGAAAACCCCGCCGGTTTTTGCTATCTTTGCGCCCAACTAA
- a CDS encoding protein translocase subunit SecDF encodes MKKNTFGMREIIILLVIAISAWSVWPSIQVHTLKGEEQKAFVKENPKTASRSINFGLDLAGGTSITLEIDKSGLKENEDIKDIREQSLEIIRNRVDQYGLSEPQISPSGDDRILVELAGVDDSTAKALVGSTAKLEFKILAEAERFPQVVGVIDQYLTRQTKDIAADAAQADSAKAADSTVAPAADTAKALSDEELLGGATQTAEAAPAKDSAAPAEEAKAEPASAVGVALSSYFTAFYNGGFIAEENIEKVKKLLETDGVKKLIPRDVQFAFGSGLEPMERGSKLKAKRLYLLKKRAEMGGEDIVDAQPRRMSDGMNAGEVGVSLKFGGIGPKKFSAVTAANVKKQMAIVLDNQVISAPRINERIPNGEAQITGLDDMAEANRLAVVLRAGALKAPMNIIESRSVGATLGEENIVQGFGSGAIGLLLCLVFMVAYYRLGGFIASLGMIINTLVTAAVMSVFSATLTLPGIAGFILVLGMSLDANVIIYERIREELKGGLTARAAVAKGYERAFSAIFDSNLTTVLTALILYKIGTGSVKGFGLTLMIGIITSLFCALTVTRAVFDWKLAKQDATTLSIGGGFKALNNANLAIVPNRRKFGLLSLILIVASIASVAIKGFDFSIDFTGGQVYTVQYQDQDKHEADLNKALEDAGVKGAKVRSLGGTSANSYQISMKASEDAQFEVTMKNAFEKANQQVEIVAKDSVGPTIGKELRNDAILAIILAWIAIGLYVWFRFGKLGLGFGIGAVVGLVHDSIITLGFISICGLSFDGALIASLLTMIGYSVNDTIVVFDRVRENAALHGTTGFDKTLNASINQCFSRTVITSLTTLFVCLVLSVMGGSSIRDFGMVMVFGVLIGTYSSVCVCSPFVLWYSKHFKGGV; translated from the coding sequence ATGAAAAAAAATACATTTGGCATGCGAGAAATTATCATTCTCCTCGTGATTGCTATCTCCGCCTGGTCTGTATGGCCGTCTATTCAGGTTCACACTCTTAAGGGTGAAGAACAGAAAGCCTTCGTCAAGGAAAACCCGAAGACCGCTTCTAGGTCTATCAACTTCGGTTTGGACCTTGCAGGTGGTACCAGCATTACCCTGGAAATCGATAAGTCCGGCCTCAAGGAAAACGAAGACATCAAGGATATCCGCGAACAGTCTTTGGAAATCATCCGTAACCGTGTTGACCAGTATGGTCTTTCTGAACCGCAGATTTCTCCCAGCGGTGACGACCGAATCCTGGTTGAACTGGCAGGTGTGGATGATTCCACTGCAAAGGCTCTCGTGGGTTCTACCGCAAAACTCGAATTTAAGATTCTGGCAGAAGCTGAACGCTTCCCCCAGGTTGTTGGCGTAATTGACCAGTACCTGACCCGCCAGACTAAGGATATCGCTGCTGACGCTGCTCAGGCTGATTCCGCAAAGGCTGCTGACTCTACCGTCGCTCCTGCTGCTGATACCGCTAAGGCTCTCTCCGACGAAGAACTTCTCGGTGGCGCAACTCAGACTGCAGAAGCAGCTCCTGCTAAGGATTCCGCAGCTCCTGCCGAAGAAGCTAAGGCCGAACCGGCAAGCGCAGTCGGCGTAGCTCTGTCCTCTTACTTCACTGCTTTCTATAACGGTGGCTTCATCGCTGAAGAAAACATCGAAAAGGTCAAGAAGCTTCTTGAAACCGACGGTGTGAAGAAGTTGATTCCCCGTGACGTTCAGTTCGCTTTCGGTAGCGGTCTGGAACCCATGGAACGCGGCTCCAAGCTCAAGGCAAAGCGCCTGTACCTCCTGAAGAAGCGTGCTGAAATGGGCGGTGAAGACATCGTTGACGCTCAGCCCCGCCGTATGTCTGATGGTATGAATGCTGGTGAAGTTGGCGTTAGCCTGAAGTTCGGTGGCATCGGTCCTAAGAAGTTCTCCGCTGTGACCGCCGCTAACGTTAAGAAGCAGATGGCTATCGTTCTTGACAACCAGGTGATTTCCGCTCCTCGCATTAACGAACGTATCCCCAACGGCGAAGCTCAGATTACCGGTCTGGACGACATGGCTGAAGCAAACCGCTTGGCAGTTGTGCTCCGCGCAGGTGCTCTGAAGGCTCCCATGAACATCATCGAATCTCGCAGCGTGGGTGCTACCCTCGGTGAAGAAAACATTGTCCAGGGCTTCGGTTCCGGTGCAATCGGTCTTCTCCTCTGCTTGGTCTTCATGGTTGCTTACTATCGTCTCGGTGGTTTCATTGCTAGCCTCGGTATGATCATCAATACCTTGGTCACCGCAGCTGTCATGTCCGTGTTCAGCGCAACCCTGACCCTCCCGGGTATCGCAGGCTTCATCCTGGTGCTGGGTATGTCTCTCGACGCCAACGTGATTATTTACGAACGTATCCGTGAAGAACTGAAGGGCGGTCTCACCGCTCGTGCAGCAGTGGCTAAGGGTTATGAACGTGCATTCAGCGCAATCTTCGACTCTAACTTGACCACCGTTCTTACCGCACTTATTTTGTACAAGATTGGTACCGGTTCCGTGAAGGGTTTCGGTCTTACCTTGATGATCGGTATTATCACTTCTCTCTTCTGCGCTCTTACTGTTACTCGCGCCGTGTTCGACTGGAAGCTTGCTAAGCAGGATGCAACCACCCTCTCTATCGGTGGCGGCTTCAAGGCTCTTAACAATGCAAACTTGGCAATCGTTCCCAACCGTCGCAAGTTCGGTCTGCTTTCTCTCATCCTGATCGTTGCAAGCATTGCCTCTGTTGCAATCAAGGGCTTCGACTTCAGCATTGACTTCACTGGTGGTCAGGTTTACACTGTCCAGTACCAGGATCAGGACAAGCACGAAGCTGACCTGAACAAGGCTCTCGAAGACGCAGGCGTGAAGGGTGCTAAGGTTCGCTCTCTGGGTGGTACCTCCGCTAACTCTTACCAGATCAGCATGAAGGCTTCCGAAGACGCTCAGTTCGAAGTCACCATGAAGAACGCTTTCGAAAAGGCTAACCAGCAGGTTGAAATCGTCGCTAAGGACAGCGTTGGTCCTACCATCGGTAAGGAACTCCGTAACGACGCTATCTTGGCTATCATCCTGGCTTGGATCGCAATTGGTCTCTATGTCTGGTTCCGATTCGGTAAGCTTGGTCTTGGTTTCGGTATCGGTGCTGTTGTTGGCCTGGTCCACGACTCCATCATTACCTTGGGCTTCATCTCCATCTGCGGTCTTTCCTTCGATGGTGCTCTGATTGCTTCCCTCCTGACCATGATCGGTTACTCCGTTAACGATACCATCGTGGTGTTCGACCGCGTTCGTGAAAACGCCGCTCTCCATGGCACTACCGGTTTCGACAAGACTCTGAATGCTTCTATCAACCAGTGCTTCAGCCGTACGGTGATTACCTCTCTTACCACCTTGTTCGTCTGCTTGGTCCTGTCCGTTATGGGCGGTTCTTCCATCCGCGACTTCGGTATGGTGATGGTGTTCGGTGTCCTCATCGGTACCTACTCTTCCGTATGCGTTTGCTCTCCCTTCGTGCTCTGGTACTCCAAGCATTTCAAGGGCGGCGTATAA
- a CDS encoding magnesium transporter CorA family protein: protein MLKKYYKIESGRLASAPNEEVADIVMMGSLSQEQRSVLVKEYEITEHTIASAFDSDELSRIEYDDDFTTIVFKKPKNYSAADNFQFRVESFGIFIFKDWVLLLTDSDIPITDEKRFSKIDSLNTFVLKVLSYAIYHFNEHLKIINRINDELEQKLRTAMENKYLLSMFSLNKGLIYYVSALNSNDTLLRKLQMGRSLNWTEAERELLEDIQIENGQSLQQANIYANILTSMMDARASVISNNVNTLMKNLTIVTISISLPTFFASLFGMNVRLPFGMNGDASGGNEMSFWIIIAMCVLSVLVFMAFWGKKK, encoded by the coding sequence ATGCTCAAGAAGTACTACAAAATCGAATCAGGGCGCCTCGCTAGTGCCCCGAACGAAGAAGTGGCCGACATCGTTATGATGGGTTCTCTTAGCCAGGAACAGCGAAGCGTGCTGGTTAAGGAATACGAAATCACTGAGCATACCATTGCGTCTGCATTCGACTCCGACGAACTTTCCCGTATAGAATACGACGATGACTTTACCACCATCGTGTTTAAGAAGCCCAAGAACTATTCTGCGGCGGATAACTTCCAGTTCCGCGTGGAATCTTTCGGTATCTTCATCTTTAAGGACTGGGTGCTGCTCCTGACGGACTCCGACATTCCTATTACCGATGAGAAACGCTTCTCCAAGATTGACAGCCTGAACACCTTCGTATTGAAGGTCCTGAGCTACGCTATCTACCACTTCAACGAACACTTGAAGATCATCAACCGCATCAACGATGAACTGGAACAGAAGCTCCGTACTGCAATGGAAAACAAGTACCTGCTTTCTATGTTCAGCTTGAACAAGGGCTTGATCTACTACGTGAGCGCTCTGAACAGTAACGATACCCTGCTCCGTAAGCTCCAGATGGGCCGCAGCCTGAACTGGACCGAGGCTGAACGTGAACTACTGGAAGACATCCAGATTGAAAACGGCCAGAGCCTCCAGCAGGCAAACATCTACGCCAACATTTTGACGTCCATGATGGATGCACGCGCAAGTGTTATCAGCAACAACGTGAATACGCTGATGAAGAACTTGACCATCGTGACCATTTCTATCAGCCTCCCGACGTTCTTCGCCAGCTTGTTCGGTATGAACGTGCGACTGCCCTTCGGTATGAACGGTGACGCCAGTGGTGGCAATGAAATGTCCTTCTGGATTATTATCGCCATGTGTGTCCTGTCCGTGTTGGTCTTTATGGCCTTCTGGGGCAAGAAGAAGTAA
- a CDS encoding polyprenyl synthetase family protein — translation MISSNAKADFQTVLSQARDLVQDTLTLTERVIDDVAKNAPSGISERLESLFQRKGKRIRSTLLCLIAQSGAVKPEPSRVAHACAGVEMLHLASLVHDDIIDGTDIRRGKKTAHKEWGTQVAVLIGDYVLSQAMRCVIDEESREIPVELSNAADKLIAGEILELDHSGDMSLSFEMYDKIIDGKTAALIESAAKIGGILAGFDKETAARCAQMGAHFGIAFQIVDDLLDYGFGSQNLDKAKFTDLSNGLITLPLLYYFDGCTADERAQMEGYIAKASEAGIPEKILECLNAKDAFKKAKACAQDHLEKALEIAQTLPNGDFTDQIVEMIASMSNRGN, via the coding sequence ATGATTTCTAGCAACGCAAAGGCAGACTTCCAGACCGTACTCTCCCAAGCGAGAGACCTGGTTCAGGATACCCTTACGCTTACAGAACGTGTTATCGATGACGTGGCGAAGAACGCCCCGTCCGGAATTAGCGAACGTCTTGAATCCCTTTTCCAGCGCAAGGGTAAGCGCATCCGCTCTACCCTTCTGTGCTTGATTGCCCAGAGCGGTGCCGTAAAGCCCGAGCCCTCCCGAGTGGCACACGCTTGCGCCGGCGTCGAAATGCTGCATCTAGCAAGCCTCGTTCACGACGACATTATTGACGGGACGGATATCCGCCGCGGCAAGAAGACGGCCCATAAGGAATGGGGCACTCAGGTGGCTGTCCTTATTGGCGACTACGTTCTTTCCCAGGCAATGCGCTGCGTCATTGACGAAGAATCCCGCGAGATTCCCGTTGAACTTTCCAATGCTGCAGACAAACTGATTGCAGGTGAAATTCTCGAGCTGGACCACTCCGGCGACATGAGCTTGTCTTTTGAAATGTACGACAAGATCATTGACGGGAAGACTGCCGCCCTCATTGAATCAGCCGCAAAGATCGGTGGCATCCTGGCAGGATTTGACAAGGAAACCGCCGCACGTTGTGCCCAGATGGGAGCGCACTTTGGCATTGCTTTCCAGATTGTAGACGATCTGTTGGACTACGGTTTTGGCAGTCAGAATCTGGACAAGGCTAAGTTTACGGATCTGTCCAACGGGCTGATTACCCTCCCGCTGTTGTATTACTTCGATGGCTGTACGGCTGACGAACGTGCCCAGATGGAAGGCTACATCGCCAAGGCATCCGAGGCTGGTATTCCCGAAAAGATCCTGGAATGCCTGAACGCTAAGGACGCTTTCAAGAAGGCGAAGGCCTGCGCTCAGGACCATCTGGAAAAGGCTCTAGAAATCGCCCAGACGCTGCCCAATGGGGACTTTACCGACCAGATCGTCGAAATGATTGCCTCCATGAGCAACCGAGGGAACTAA